The region ACAGACTGTGTGCTTTGAATGCACTGGTGATTTAACCCACAGATATTTCAGTGTGAACTCATCCCTGGATAAtaacccaatatggacatatgtggtctCAGGAGAATCTTAacaacctgaactttaataattaccAAAACTATGTTGAACTTTAATAATTGTGTGACTTCCAGACTCTTTATAAACTGCTGTGTATACAGTTGATatccaagaggtccctctgattaatgacagtggaatggtttaggcattatgggcatttttgagaaatccatatcagtaggTATTCAGTATGATTTTGTGAGAAAACTTTACAGTGAAAtattgccaaaatcatacagttgatagccaagaggttcctctgtttaatgacagtggaattgCTTTGGCCTCAAACTTATCAAAGTAGGAACCaggtattaatgtatttatatttggtACAGTAAAAGTTAATCTGTACATCAGTTTTACCATTCAAAGCCAATTAACTGTTTGTATAATAGTacaatatacataaatatattaaataatcaatgcgtgttttgcctctttaaagtgctttaaaacGGAAAATATTCATAATGACTTGTTCATTTTAGTATTCCATGTATTTAGAGATGTAATAAGAGACCCTTGCTTGACCCCAGTCCTAAAGCGTGGGAGTTAGGCTAAAGACGACGAATGATAAAACCCTTCCATCTCAGTAGCGGAGGCGCAAACCGGAAATAACTTTTCACACAGCACCTCATCCGGAACTTGGCCCCTACTGCTTGCGAGAAGAAGGCCCATCAGCGCAGGGACGACGCCACTGCTGAtgatgaacacaccacactaggAGCATGAGGCGGAAGTGTTCCGCTGAACTACCCGCAGAGGAGGTTAGcgattaataataatttaatgcaCATTTAACGCGTATGTGAAAAGGTAAAACCGGGTATGCGTGCTTTTCTTTGGTGTTTCACTGAGCTGTTGTTCCTCAGTTCTGTTCCTATCACTCTCAGCGGGAGTTAATGTTACATTTCACTTCAATCCTCTGTCATTCAGACGAGGACCAAGtttatttaattacaaaatTCTAAAAGTACATTAATTATAACATTGCCCAGAATAACTTATACTTTGAGTTAAAAAAcgttatttaaattaaaacaataaaaataggTAATAGTAGTTTTAAAGCCACTTGTAAATGGATTTTACCATAAACCAATGCATAAACTATAAAACTATAAACTATTCCTAAAACAAAATACGTCCCCATGGATTTGTTCTAAGCCGTGAAGTTTGCTTCCGATATTCGAatttctgttccacctttaaaTGGCGCAGCAGGACGACCAGAAAACAAGCTGCcaccccatttaaggtggaaaggaatcTTGCTAAAACACGATGTTGCTTATTGTTGTCCCCTGGCTTTTTATCGGCGTAAATGTGGGTCACTTAGTCATCATTTCAATGCcgttgtgtgttttgtggaagTATCGTTTTGTCCGTTGAGTTTGTCCCCGTTAGCATAGGCTAAACTCGATTACGTCAGATTAGTCTGGAAACTTCGCCTCTGCTTCTTCACGGAAGCCCCCGCAGTCCATTAAACCGAGAGAGCGGCGACACTAACCGCCTGGCGCTGTGTTTAGGGGATGGAAGTGGACTGTTCGCCGGAGGAACTGTCCAAGTCCTCGTACGAAGATCACAGTGCGGATCTCGGAGGAGTGAAAGACATGAGGCTGGAGGCCGAGGCGGTGGTGAACGACGTGCTGTTCGCTGTGACTGACATGTTTGTGTCTCAGACCCTGAATAACGCCCTGGACGTGGCGTATATTAACGTAGAGACGAGGGAAGGAAACCGCTACTGCCTTGAGCTCACCGAGGCGGGGTTAAGGGTGAGTACTTGCAGAAATGTTAAACTGCAGTTAGGTGTTACCTCCTGTTAGCTGCTCTGTTGGCTACATTCTGTAAACTAAactgtttatttcagtgtatcTCGAGCCTGTGTCCGTCTGCGGTTTCAGGTGGTGGGCTACGCCTTTGATCA is a window of Hoplias malabaricus isolate fHopMal1 chromosome 1, fHopMal1.hap1, whole genome shotgun sequence DNA encoding:
- the gskip gene encoding GSK3-beta interaction protein encodes the protein MRRKCSAELPAEEGMEVDCSPEELSKSSYEDHSADLGGVKDMRLEAEAVVNDVLFAVTDMFVSQTLNNALDVAYINVETREGNRYCLELTEAGLRVVGYAFDQVDEGLDTHYHETVYSLLDSLSPGYREAFGNALLQRLERLKQNGQ